The Actinomycetota bacterium genomic sequence GCTCCCAAGGAAATGAGATATTTCAGGATTTCATGAGAGATTAAAACCAGGATTTTTACTTGAAGCTTTCTTCTCCGCCTGGAGATCGTCGAAAAGTGAGGGGTTCTTGTCTTAAGTCCACAAGCCTTCCTCAAGTCTTTGTCCCACTTTAAGCAACGGGCAATGCTCCTTGTATGGCGCAAGTTTTTATCAAAACGCTTAACCAATTCTATCTTTAGAATCTGAGCATCGGTGTAGGCTCTCGGCCTTTTGCTACAATCAGCTTGTTCATCCTCCCTTGCTTGGTTTGGTTGGTTTTCGCTAAACCAAATCCTACCATGCTTTGGGGGATGAACCATTATTTACTTTTCAAGGAACTATTTTTGAAACACCCTAGAAACATAATAAATCGTATAATCGTAGAAGGTTATGAGCAATAAGTGCACACTGGGCCAGGATATGTCAGTTATTCGAATCTTAATCAATAGGTGGGAATTGACTCTATCACTTACACTTGCATTTTTAGCTGGAACTATGCTTGGATTAATACTTTTGGCAGTTAATAAAGAT encodes the following:
- a CDS encoding transposase, which produces MVHPPKHGRIWFSENQPNQAREDEQADCSKRPRAYTDAQILKIELVKRFDKNLRHTRSIARCLKWDKDLRKACGLKTRTPHFSTISRRRRKLQVKILVLISHEILKYLISLGA